The Erigeron canadensis isolate Cc75 chromosome 4, C_canadensis_v1, whole genome shotgun sequence genome window below encodes:
- the LOC122597827 gene encoding putative ribosome biogenesis protein slx9-like produces MGKTSKGKDESKHADRKYEKKLEFYAKVRDTVALGAQKAIKKKKKHRSRPKKLKAFNLSSLAEFLPDLKPSKQTTPADFKVTTKSRQKLVMKESNQLKTVLNDPVFKADPLAALHQHLQSTQPVSDEKPPRRYDTRKKRKNNKKKSKGPSGTQSMEE; encoded by the exons ATGGGAAAGACTAGTAAAGG GAAAGATGAATCTAAACACGCTGATAGAAAGTATGAAAAGAAACTTGAGTTTTATGCTA AGGTTAGAGATACAGTTGCTTTAGGTGCTCAAAAGGCTATCAAAAAG AAGAAGAAACACAGAAGCCGACCAAAGAAATTGAAAGCATTCAATCTTTCTTCCCTAGCAGAGTTCCTACCTGACTTGAAGCCTTCCAAGCAAACAACTCCTGCTGATTTCAAAGTTACAACTAAATCAAGGCAAAAGCTTGT AATGAAGGAGTCAAATCAATTGAAAACAGTTCTTAATGATCCTGTTTTCAAAGCTGATCCGTTGGCAGCTTTACACCAACATTTACAAAGCACACAGCCTGTTTCAGATGAGAAACCGCCACGAAGGTATGATaccagaaagaaaagaaagaacaacaAGAAAAAGTCTAAAGGACCATCCGGAACCCAGTCCATGGAAGAATGA